The sequence caggtaaaaaaaaaacctgaatgctgataTTTCTACTTCCTTATCAGAAAAGTGCTAAAGTTGGTTttggcaggtcaaagctttacaaaaacagtAGTTCAGAAATCGGCCACAAATCTCAGATCGGTGCATCTCAAGTAACGTGTTGAAATGGAACAACAAATTGTTTTACACAGTGATAATCCATCAAAGACAAAGTGACCAATGGCAACATCTCATTTTTGGACTGGATCCATAAGAAGTAAAGAGTTTATGAGTGAAGATGTGTGTGTTACAGAGACTGTTTATCTCTATTTGTGTGGGAGGATGAATGCACAAAAGGAAGGTTAAAGCAGAAGTCTACTTCAAGGTGAACTGCACAAAATCACAACACTTCAGcacacagctttttttttttttttttttttttacagtgaatgatttaatgataaaaatgggtTCTGTGCCTCCAAAATATACCTGTCTATCTCCACCTGAAGGGTGTACTTAGAAAGGTGGGTGGGGCATGGGAAAAAATTACTTGGCATTAGCAGAGCTGCTAAGCATCTTTCGGATTGCCTGGGCAATGGCGTCGCGGTCTATTCCGTAGATCTTCAGGAGCTCATGAGGTTTGCCGCTTCGGGGAACGTGGGACACAGCCAGGCGATGCAGAGTAAACCCGGACTCGTTGACCATTGCTGAGGATACTGCCTCCCCCAGACCACCTGTTGAAGAACAGTTTATTCTATTGTAGATGTATATTCTGTACACTCTGACAGTaagaaggaaaaataatttctttatctACAGCTTCAtccaaggtaaaaaaaaaaaaaattaaatatatggTACAAAGCATTAGAATGACAACTGCTAAAATTTCTTTGTCCAGTCCAGTGTACACTTTCACCCTGTGCTTTTCTCCTACGAAGAGCTGTGCAAGTCAGACTGTGCTATCTAGGTCACGCTCTGCCCCACAGGCACATGCTCAGTTAAGGAAACCTGACAGCACTCTCCCTCTCTTTAACATTTACAAAACATACAACGGCACCAGTACCTTCCTTCCAATGGGAGCACACAACAAGGCATTGTCAGCCAATAGGTAAATGCCAACACAGCATATTTGTGTCACTGAACCAATGGAAATGTGCCACCACAGCACAGTAAAATACATGAACCAATGGCAGTGGTCTAGAGCCACATTATTCCAAGATGCTTTTGGATGCCAGGTTGGTGGTTTTCATACAAAATGCAAGCTGTGCAGCATGAGTAACGTTTTCTGAAACATACCTTCATAGTAGTGGTCTTCAACGGTGAGGATCCTTCCCCTGGTGACACGTGCATGGTCGATGATGGTTTTAACATCCAGCGGTTTGATTGTAAAGGGGTCAATCACTCTTACAGTGATCCTCTCTGGAAAATGAGTTTGATGGAGCAAAACAATCCATAAGCACATGAACTATGTGACAGGTAAGAATTTGGAAAACTAAAggtttttcataattcttttgctttttttctgcttttctccAAACACTAGATGACCGTGGACATCTTTTTGTGCTGTTTAAATTTGGCAAGaccttgtttttgtttagcCCAGAAATAATATGTTTAAAACCAATCTTTTTTATGCCACAGGTCCCATCAATATTTTGCCtaaataaagatgtttaaatTCAAGCTTGGTTAGCCTATTTGATCAACCCCAACCACCTTTCAACATCATTTGGACATCAAGGGCATCTGCATGTGGACAAATTTTGCTCAGCGAATactgttaaaataatttcttattgTCCTGTACCTTTCTTGAGATGCTCAGCAGCAGCAAGGGCTTCATGCACAATCACTCCTGCTGCAACCACAGTCACTTGATCCTCTTTGTTCTGGAACACCACCTGCCAAAGACAATTTAATTGTCTCTTTTATGTTACAATGTATTATGTGTCAACTATGGCACAGTACATCATTGCTCATTAGCTACTTACTTTTGCCTGTCCAACATGGAAATCCTCATTGCTGTTATAGATGATGGCATTGTCTTGGCGGCTGGTTCGAATGTAGCAAACACCCTTATTAAAGAGGACAATTAAGATAAACATGACGATAAGGGACATTTTTTGCATTACATAAGGGTTTTAGTGATCCTACAGAGAAGCCATATCTACCTTTGTAGTTGCAGCCAGTTCCACAGCCTTTTCTGTGGTGATACCATCACTGGGGTAGAAGATTGTAGCAGTGGGAAGAGCCCTGAACATTGCCATGTCCTCTAGAGCCATCAGAGAGGGACCTTCTTCTCCTGTTAGAGTGCAAGCATTTATAATCTATTTAAGGCATCCAACCATaaaacaatttcattttttgGTGAGTTGGCGCATGCAGGAGCAAAAAGGTCAATCTGGATGCAGGGTACCTGGACTAACAAAGGGATACTTGGTTCCCTGCTGACAGCTTCCAGTGCAGACACAAAAGGAGAACGAGGGGAGGACTGAGTTAGGACTGAAAGCCCAGTGGGGGAAAACGGTAAGGAAGACACACCATAAGAGGGAAAGAGAAATAATAACTGCAAattcacaaaaaatgttttcatttgtccTACATTTAATATTATTAGAGTGAGTCCAAAATATAGTCCAAGAAGCCAGAGGCTGTGAAGTGGTCGAACACAGTGTGAAGGAATAAAAGTGGATTTAGTGATGGGATATGTAAGAAGACTTGTGGTGAACATGGCTTATTACCAGCGGTCTACTAACCAGTGGACAGACCGCAGTGGGAGCCACTCAAGTTGATGTTGCTTTCTGAAATTGCTGCCATGCGAATCTGATCATAGGCACGAGTGAAAAAGGAGGCAAGGGTGCTGGCAAATACAACGTTCCTCTCCCGGGCAGCACATCCCATGGCAACACTGACCtgcaaaaaatgtattattgtttcatttaataTACATATAGGTCCAATATATCTGTGCCAAGTGAGCAGGACAAAGGTCAAATTAACCTgaccacaaaaagaaaacacagaagatcCAATATTTCTTGCAAAAGCCTTCCCCCAAAGGTCTCTTTGAACCAAAGACCAGTTCAGCTATGAGTTAGTGAGATGAGCTTTccaaaaatctctgcagcttATTGTTACCATATGGGGGGAATCAGTGACATACCTCATTTTACAAATAGTTTTTCTTcattctttcttctttccacaGTAGCATAAATATGTTTCGTCAAAAGCAACATTGGATGTCAGGATTTTTATTGTTGCAATAATAAACAGTATAATGCAcaaaattacattacattatcATGCTCACATTGCCAAATTTATTGAGAAACCATTAGATTTTAAACCTGTGTCTTGCATTCAGCCAGATGGTCCCATCCTCTGTACTAATTAATAATTTACTTACAAATACACTTGTCATGACGGTTTATCGTcatatgcatgcatgcatgacCTACATTAGAGATGACTGCTGGAGCCAGAGAATCAGTCTGAATGTCTCTACATtagtatttaataaaatgatggTAAAGAAAGGTTTTTTTATACCCAGAATAATTAGATGAAGCCACATTGAGCATAATAAAGGGTGGTTAAAGCCGCTTAGgagtcaaaataataaaaaaatgcaaagtaaaatttctactgtgtttataaaacaatgaaaataagaacatgaaactaaaagtatcaaaaaatacaatatttctTGCTTATAATCAAGCTTTCTGGATGAACAAAATTgtaatgtgtatttatttggGGATCATACCATGTTCTGTTGAGCGATGTAGCACTCAACAAAGCGGTTTGGATGTTCATGCTTGAAGATCTCAGAGCAGGTGAGATTATTGGTGTCTCCATCAAGGACCACTACACGTTCATTGTAGCGACCTAACTTGGCCAGTGCCATTCCATACGCCTTGCGAGTAgcaatctgtaaaaaaaataaaaatattctccCATCAGTTTTAACAGAGATTCCCCGTATACTATTTTGTAGCAGTTCTTAATTTGCATGTGTCACTTGGAGTCATAAAACCAGgacaaatgtgattttttttttaatggctcTCATCATAGCcttaatattcatatatatgtCCAAATACCTATCCACACAGTAAGAAATAATTATGGGGTAATATTCTGCCATTCCAGCTCTGCACATATAAGTAGGTATAGACAATTGATCAATTGATAATATACTGAGCACTGTAAAGAAAACAAGTGTAATATGAATAATAAGGCCTTTTAATTTACCAGCAGTATAATTCTGAAATACTTAATGTACAAAGTACTATTACCTAAAAGTTTCAGAACTTTTAGTGTGGTGAATGTGATTACTAATATTTAAGCAATGTAAAAGAATCTATATCACTAACTACTAAACAGAGAGAGAATAATAATTATCTGTGAAAATGATTTCACCCAACGAAAACCACCCAAGAATGTGTCAGAACAAATATTACAACTTTTAAGCCATTGACAAGAGGCTTTCAACAGTTGCTTTTCTAACTTCAAGTGGTagctagctgtgctgcagtgctaaTGCTATCTTTTAGATAAACATGAACAAGTGgagattttgttgcagctgtgGTACCTTTGgcattttttaatttgtattttttagatATAAGTATTATAATTACCTCTTATATTAATGAATgtcatatcattaaaaaggctacatttttctttggaaattaaatgtgtgtgtgggagctCCCAGAtcgttttgtattttattttaccttcCAGAATTGCATAACCTTTAGATTAAAGGCTTTTTTATGCCATAATACAAAAATTGAAAATTCTGTACTGAGACATGCAGAAGATTCTGAAATTGTTTTGAGTCTGTATACGTATTTGAAAAACAACTtagaaaagttatttttaacagTCTGAAAATCTATTTCTAATATTTTCGAACTGCTGCATCAAATGCTCTTAAATTTGCCAAATAGCATAGAAAGAATGAGCATAAACATCCAAAACTGTTAGCACATGTTTGAAATGCCATGTATTTCAACAGTTGGACAAACTTAAACAtgacattaattatttatttactttgttacaATTAGCattagctaattaaacactaatGGTAAACAATAACACACATGTTTCTGATAATAATTATGCTCATTCAAATATGTTAGCATTTAAGGCATAACTTAGGAAGCACATTGTGACTTCTTTGGAAATTTATGTGGAGTTTGACTTGAGACTTGAAGACAAGTATTTTGTTAACAGACCATCTAAAGGTGATTTTATACTCTATTTGTATAGATTTGACAAACTTTTTCTCCAGGCTTGTAGTTGGGTGCGCTTGGCATGCGGATGTTCCTCAGGCTAACAGGTGGGGAGTCCTCGATAGGAGCAGGGGGGTAAAGGTGCTTGCTGGTGTTCATAATCTGGCTCTGCAGATCCTTCATAACCATCTCAGCCATGTCTTTGGGCAAAGCTTTAGCATGCCAGCCCAGCTTATCCTCTGCAGCTGAAACAGCACACATAAAACGAACAGAAATTTTTTTAGTTATACTGAAACTTACAGAACTCTGTATTGAGTGAGgatttgtgtgtattttatgAAAGAACTGAGCCGTCCATTTGCGAGTGAGGAGGGACAGACTATTACCTGGAATGCATTTGCCTTTGATGGTTTTAGCAATAATTGCAGTGGGTTGATGACGTGGCAGGCTCAAAGCCTTGCAAAGCTCTTCAACGCTGTGACCATCCACAATAATGGCATACCAGCTAAGCACAAAGACACAGATAGGCTCACAATAAAAAATGCTTCATATTATGGATGATATGAAGACATCAGGGTTATACCTACCTAAAAAAATCtacttttattcatttaacgCTAACCAGACTCATGCTGAATTATCAATGTTCACTGTTACCCGAAAGCCTCACAGCGCTTCTGGTATTTCTCTACGTGATGCTGCAGGGGTGCAGGGTCACTTTGGCCTAAGCGGTTGACGTCCATGATGGCCACCAAGTTGTCAAGCTGATAGAAGGAGGCAAATGACATGGCTTCCCAGACAGAGCCCTCCGACATCTCGCCATCCCCCAGCAGGCAGAACACACGGTAACTGAAGTGGATAACAACATTTCATCAACATCTCTGTGTAGTATATACTTGGTTCTATTTGATTCACTGGCTAACATTTTCCAGTCAGACTGAATTTAAGTTCATAATCTGAGCTGTGGGTTGATTATCAAACCTACttctaaaacaaaatgcatttataaaagtggacaaagaatctCTTTTTTTAGAGAAAATATTTCTGCCTGCTAGTTGTACTAATTTAAAATTTgtgaattgtatttttttccacagctgataactttaaaactaaacagaaggGAGAACCAGATATAATTagaatatttgaattttattctGAAGTTAAATGTGCTTGGGTAGTTAAAATAACTGAGATGTAACGACTGCGTCTGTGATTATTAGAGCAGAAGAATCGTGAGAGCATGTTGCTGCAGCACACAGTCACTGAATGTGGAAATCCTCATGAAAAGGCATCAGAAAGGTGCATTCCTTAAACTCAAACTTCACATTCAGAAACTGTGAGTATAGGAAcgtttttatctttttactgGATTATACCCTCCAAAATTTAAAGATAGTATCTTGTGGTGTATTTTTGTAACCAACAAATATGCATTTATCGTGAAAGCCCAGCTGGGTAATGAAGTATGGATTTCCACTGCAGCATTTcacaaaattctttttttttttttttcatgaagcACACTGAAGAATAATGCTGCTAATTCTGCTTTGTGTGTATTTCGGTCAATAAAATCACAAAAGGCACAAACGGTAAaaggtaaatggcctgcacttgtatagtgctttattaagtccccagagaccccaaagtactttacactacaatcagtcatccatcctcccattcatacacacattcacacactgacagtggtgtgTGAATCACAAGAATCAACTGATCAGCTGTTACCAGAGAGCAGGTAAACACCTTAAGAGGGAACACATGGGAATAAACAGGTGATAAACTATATCTAAAATgagttttattgattttacagCTAAATCTATGGTATTTCTTTAAATTCTCATGCAAGTTATAAGAATCCCTGAA comes from Girardinichthys multiradiatus isolate DD_20200921_A chromosome 20, DD_fGirMul_XY1, whole genome shotgun sequence and encodes:
- the tkta gene encoding transketolase; the encoded protein is MEDYHKPDQQTVQALKNIANRLRINSIKATTAAGSGHPTSCCSVAEIMSVLFFHTMKYRPEDPRNFNNDRFILSKGHAAPALYSMWVETGFLKESDLLSLCQVDSTLEGHPTPRQQFVDVATGSLGQGLGVACGMAYTGKYFDKSSYRVFCLLGDGEMSEGSVWEAMSFASFYQLDNLVAIMDVNRLGQSDPAPLQHHVEKYQKRCEAFGWYAIIVDGHSVEELCKALSLPRHQPTAIIAKTIKGKCIPAAEDKLGWHAKALPKDMAEMVMKDLQSQIMNTSKHLYPPAPIEDSPPVSLRNIRMPSAPNYKPGEKIATRKAYGMALAKLGRYNERVVVLDGDTNNLTCSEIFKHEHPNRFVECYIAQQNMVSVAMGCAARERNVVFASTLASFFTRAYDQIRMAAISESNINLSGSHCGLSTGEEGPSLMALEDMAMFRALPTATIFYPSDGITTEKAVELAATTKGVCYIRTSRQDNAIIYNSNEDFHVGQAKVVFQNKEDQVTVVAAGVIVHEALAAAEHLKKERITVRVIDPFTIKPLDVKTIIDHARVTRGRILTVEDHYYEGGLGEAVSSAMVNESGFTLHRLAVSHVPRSGKPHELLKIYGIDRDAIAQAIRKMLSSSANAK